The following proteins come from a genomic window of Anopheles ziemanni chromosome 3, idAnoZiCoDA_A2_x.2, whole genome shotgun sequence:
- the LOC131286826 gene encoding alpha-1,3/1,6-mannosyltransferase ALG2 gives MVRILFVHPDLGIGGAERLVVDAALALQSKGHTVRFLTNHHDPEHCFDETKDGRLQVMTVGDWLPRDIFGKFYAVCAYIRMVYAAFYYSLFLSKKEPVDVVFCDLISLGIPIFRLARPNPKILFYCHYPDQLLSKPGNLLKQCYRMPLNYLEEVTTAQADGILVNSKFTSRVFKETFKRISTDPDVLYPSLNTRFFDESTMSESDQVVKLPKDAFVFLSINRYERKKNLPLALHSLKALQERLSPMEWNKVCLIMAGGYDDRVLENVEHYDELEELAEDMQIRPKVRLLKSPTDRQKLYLLHRAQALIYTPEFEHFGIVPLEGMYLSKPVIAANSGGPTETIIHEQTGFLCEPLPSDFASAMAKLVKDERYCERMGDMGRKRVQQRFSFEAFSTKLDNIVVDLIQNDAEKKAK, from the coding sequence ATGGTGCGCATATTGTTCGTTCATCCGGATCTGGGTATCGGTGGAGCTGAACGGCTTGTAGTGGATGCTGCATTGGCCCTCCAGAGCAAAGGGCACACGGTCAGATTTCTTACCAACCATCACGATCCGGAACATTGCTTCGACGAGACAAAAGATGGGCGTTTGCAGGTCATGACGGTCGGGGACTGGCTGCCAAGAGACATTTTCGGGAAGTTCTACGCCGTTTGTGCTTACATCCGGATGGTCTATGCTGCATTCTACTACAGTCTTTTCCTGTCCAAAAAGGAACCGGTGGATGTGGTGTTTTGCGATCTCATTTCGCTCGGGATACCTATTTTCCGATTGGCCAGACCTAATCCGAAGATTCTCTTTTACTGCCACTACCCCGATCAGCTGCTCTCCAAGCCAGGCAACCTACTCAAACAATGCTATCGCATGCCGCTAAACTACCTCGAGGAGGTAACCACGGCCCAAGCTGATGGTATTTTGGTAAACAGTAAATTTACCAGCCGGGTGTTCAAAGAAACATTCAAACGTATCTCAACCGACCCGGATGTGCTGTATCCATCGCTGAACACTCGCTTTTTCGATGAATCCACCATGAGCGAATCGGATCAGGTGGTCAAGCTACCGAAAGATGCGTTCGTCTTCCTGTCGATCAACAGATATGAGCGGAAGAAGAATCTCCCATTGGCTCTGCATTCTTTAAAGGCACTTCAGGAACGGTTGTCCCCGATGGAGTGGAACAAAGTGTGTCTTATTATGGCCGGTGGATACGATGACCGGGTGCTGGAAAACGTTGAGCACTACGACGAGCTCGAAGAACTAGCAGAAGATATGCAGATTCGACCTAAGGTTCGCCTTCTGAAGTCTCCAACCGATCGTCAGAAGCTGTATCTCCTACATCGCGCTCAAGCACTCATCTACACTCCAGAGTTCGAACACTTCGGTATAGTTCCGCTGGAGGGAATGTACCTTTCGAAGCCTGTCATCGCGGCCAACAGTGGCGGTCCCACGGAAACAATCATCCACGAACAGACCGGGTTCTTATGTGAGCCCCTCCCAAGCGATTTTGCCAGTGCCATGGCCAAGTTGGTGAAAGACGAAAGATACTGCGAGCGAATGGGTGATATGGGGCGCAAGCGCGTCCAGCAACGATTCTCGTTCGAGGCTTTCAGCACCAAGCTGGACAATATTGTCGTCGATCTGATTCAAAACGATGCAGAGAAGAAAGCCAAATAG
- the LOC131287732 gene encoding vacuolar protein sorting-associated protein 16B: MESKDDDYWNDSTNKSFNFDEDDVAVLEIPSNNKRSLFGEDNTSEVNYGHTQGEIPLHMIISDEHLELVLQEQSRNEFTIPKGISLEEEVKLLRKKIQEFDYAPPTESVIRKLILGKPCSLEMFRAFSEKEQLLDQAVASGSGNAILKVTLFLDRTLKKKLFYSMLQTRPEAVYHYMTYLSLRLKVTECTDLLVFLGRHHEASLLQFSIFVCSTLNVEFKKQRLKKIYCDYFSQPGSNSFYAQLVANYINLLEYQTGELHASGGTSKAIGIQDKSVLETLNYVCGNYKWGDTSLQTNANPFKLAENHQVSQAQFEWIALNERAKRQAWLDFDHIFEKKAWLNLKQKSFKINIPIDRTILRLYALHAPDPVLNTFLGKVEDLQRRLALARKVHSRHGIIDALVMLKDRAELEAFRDTLDAGTEERLYAENALKSLNNKWKSDAMKLIK, encoded by the exons ATGGAATCTAAAGATGACGATTATTGGAATGATTCTACTAATAAATCGTTTAATTTCGACGAAGATGAT GTGGCAGTTCTCGAGATACCATCCAACAACAAACGCAGCCTTTTCGGGGAGGACAATACATCGGAAGTGAACTACGGTCATACGCAGGGAGAAATCCCGTTGCACATGATCATTTCGGACGAACACCTCGAGCTCGTTCTGCAGGAACAATCAAGAAATGAATTCACCATTCCTAAAGGAATCTCTTTGGAGGAGGAAGTCAAACTGCTGCGTAAAAAGATACAGGAGTTCGATTATGCTCCACCGACGGAATCGGTGATTCGCAAACTCATACTCGGTAAACCATGCTCGTTGGAAATGTTTCGCGCATTTTCGGAGAAGGAGCAACTGCTTGATCAAGCTGTTGCCTCTGGCAGTGGCAATGCAATCCTCAAAGTGACTCTTTTCCTGGATCGtactttgaagaaaaaactatTCTACAGTATGCTGCAAACCCGCCCGGAGGCAGTTTATCATTATATGACCTATTTGTCACTTCGTTTAAAGGTTACGGAATGCACGGATTTACTTGT ATTCCTTGGAAGACACCATGAAGCAAGT TTGCTGCAGTTTTCCATATTCGTTTGTAGTACACTCAATGTGGAATTTAAGAAGCAGAGATTGAAAAAGATTTATTGTGACTACTTCTCACAGCCCGGATCGAACTCATTCTACGCACAGTTAGTTGCAAATTACATAAATCTATTGG AATACCAAACCGGCGAACTTCATGCTTCAGGTGGAACTAGCAAAGCAATCGGCATTCAAGATAAATCCGTTCTCGAAACGTTAAATTATGTGTGCGGAAATTATAAATGGGGCGACACGTCCTTGCAAACGAACGCCAATCCATTCAAGCTGGCCGAAAATCATCAGGTATCACAAGCACAGTTCGAATGGATAGCATTAAACGAGCGGGCAAAACGCCAAGCGTGGCTAGATTTTGATCatatttttgagaaaaaagccTGGCTTAATCTCAAACAGAAATCTTTCAAAATTAACATTCCCATTGATCGAACTATCTTGCGGTTGTACGCACTGCATGCACCAGATCCGGTTCTGAACACGTTCCTTGGCAAAGTTGAGGATCTACAAAGAAGATTGGCCTTGGCTCGAAAAGTGCATTCCAGGCATGGTATCATTGATGCGTTGGTGATGCTTAAAGATCGTGCGGAGTTGGAAGCCTTTCGGGATACATTGGATGCTGGGACGGAGGAGCGACTTTACGCCGAAAATGCCCTGAAATCATTG AATAACAAGTGGAAAAGTGATGCCATGAAATTAATAAAGTGA
- the LOC131289717 gene encoding uncharacterized protein LOC131289717: MNYINVLSILTVFLWILAVQLVDAKKCYICGEGADGPFKTLPTHGGQSSVPIVEGTCEDFRPEEKYAFECPPSYTSCLTQVDGDIETRTCGETLAINDCKSANNIDYCYCIEDLCNRLSRVEIRRSIEESLMPAHRRNRLGSGTHHHHQPPNNSDDEDMLEASGMDGDRSESQRTLQHHQREILHNEGIAVAAAPTHRDVTTQITITLKPVATSTDRRSKDGNDPGVGGGNVTEADRSGETNAIASGSSSVDTLSLARFSSIAFFASLRWFLLSEQH, encoded by the exons ttttcctGTGGATCCTGGCGGTCCAGCTGGTCGACGCAAAAAAGTGCTACATTTGCGGTGAAGGTGCCGACGGCccgttcaaaacacttccgacgCACGGTGGACAAAGCAGTGTCCCGATTGTGGAAGGAACGTGCGAAGATTTCCGGCCGGAGGAAAAATACGCATTCGAATGCCCACCGTCGTACACGAGTTGCCTGACGCAGGTTGATG GTGATATCGAGACGCGAACATGCGGTGAAACCTTAGCCATCAACGATTGCAAGAGTGCCAACAACATCGACTATTGCTACTGCATCGAAGACTTGTGCAACCGGTTGTCTCGGGTCGAGATTCGTCGATCGATCGAGGAGTCGTTGATGCCGGCACACCGTCGGAACCGACTGGGTAGTGGAacgcatcaccaccaccagccgcCCAACAATAGCGACGACGAGGACATGCTCGAGGCTTCCGGCATGGATGGCGATCGAAGCGAATCCCAGCGGACGCTGCAGCATCATCAGCGGGAGATTCTGCACAACGAAGGGATCGCCGTTGCCGCCGCACCGACCCATCGGGATGTTACGACACAAATTACCATCACGCTCAAGCCGGTGGCCACTTCGACCGATCGGCGGAGTAAAGACGGTAATGATCCGGGTGTCGGGGGAGGCAACGTGACGGAAGCCGATCGGAGCGGCGAAACAAATGCCATCGCAAGTGGCAGCAGCTCAGTGGACACGCTTTCCCTGGCCCGGTTTAGTTCTATCGCGTTTTTTGCCTCGCTCAGATGGTTTCTTTTGAGCGAACAACATTAA
- the LOC131289716 gene encoding coiled-coil domain-containing protein 174 has translation MNDPNRKIEIDKSSLLSLKAELLRKQEEVGRARVNSSVEDFVPKKVPKPEKDASEGRKKGSNNRKEKKPRPAVTELEDAAQLARSKQMLQAKAKYYERMVASGGALNTDENSLVMFNKKKQDAKPTHYFSEDSEEHKSDLSDSDSTTDSDSNEDDDNKWVEYTDCLGRTRKCLKKDLPQCMERDRELAKSVEPREGQRREDMDGTTDSTTLPKEPEENLQNIEEQEDGDIIGPMPSMVTAEPDVGERFREMREQWVEQEEANLEKDSIHYQDVLFNEARLHGVGYYAFSTDQQERSRQREELDSIRDSTIEAQREREALRQARDKIIADRVKAARARQRARLGLPPEEEEEENKPTEKTSDQLYETAEERRLKKIEEKERKKREKEERRRERERAQHVRPWDAGKDPNGEEKDWVPAKERFVLSQHEWNDLKRGERIAEFAPPQFDRPSASNDRRREWSQPPWNPAPRACVESDSLESSEDEETIVGPMPPTMGDGSLPVEQQGNLLDDIPLPEEEPSARTLFFTTKKNPPKKELKRRNLNAVETVTSANQPPIPIRNELSDDELSTNTTQEVRGKGAEIEPPPTYDYYGPSGGTGASRKRPATDTQSMLEASIEAGLKFLRNQSDKAGGPGTKNRWSSNADY, from the exons ATGAACGATCCTAATCGTAAAATAGAAATTGATAAATCTTCG CTTCTTAGCTTAAAAGCGGAACTACTTCGTAAGCAGGAAGAGGTCGGAAGAGCAAGAGTGAACTCGTCCGTGGAAGATTTTGTTCCCAAAAAAGTACCCAAACCGGAAAAGGATGCATCTGAGGGTCGAAAGAAAGGTTCCaacaatcgaaaagaaaagaaaccgagGCCAGCAGTCACCGAACTGGAAGATGCTGCACAGTTGGCTCGATCGAAGCAGATGTTGCAGGCGAAAGCGAAGTATTACGAACGGATGGTGGCCTCCGGCGGTGCGCTTAACACGGACGAGAATAGTTTGGTGATGtttaacaagaaaaaacaagatgCAAAACCGACACACTACTTTTCCGAGGATTCAGAAGAACATAAAAGCGATTTAAGTGATTCCGATTCAACCACCGACAGCGATAGCAACGAAGACGATGACAACAAGTG GGTGGAATATACCGATTGTTTGGGACGCACTAGAAAATGCCTCAAGAAGGACCTGCCGCAATGTATGGAGAGAGACCGAGAACTAGCAAAATCGGTGGAACCACGAGAGGGACAACGACGAGAGGATATGGACGGCACGACCGATAGCACAACACTTCCGAAAGAGCCCGAGGAAAATCTGCAGAACATTGAGGAGCAAGAAGACGGAGATATTATTGGACCAATGCCCTCGATGGTCACTGCTGAGCCGGATGTTGGAGAAAGATTCCGTGAGATGCGGGAGCAGTGGGTGGAGCAGGAAGAAGCAAACTTGGAAAAAGATTCAATACACTACCAGGACGTATTATTCAACG AGGCTCGATTGCACGGTGTTGGATACTATGCCTTTTCAACCGACCAGCAGGAACGCAGTCGCCAGCGGGAAGAATTGGACTCAATCCGAGACTCCACCATTGAAGCGCAACGGGAACGGGAAGCGTTACGGCAAGCACGCGATAAAATCATCGCCGATCGAGTTAAGGCTGCACGTGCCCGCCAGAGGGCTCGCCTGGGCTTACcaccggaggaggaggaggaggagaacaaGCCCACTGAGAAGACGTCTGATCAGTTGTATGAAACGGCGGAAGAACGGCGGCTTAAAAAGATCGAAGAGAAGGAGCgcaaaaagagggaaaaggaGGAACGCAGAAGGGAACGCGAAAGGGCACAACACGTGCGGCCTTGGGACGCCGGGAAAGATCCCAATGGGGAGGAGAAGGATTGGGTTCCGGCCAAGGAACGCTTCGTCCTTTCGCAGCACGAGTGGAATGATCTGAAACGAGGGGAACGAATCGCCGAATTTGCTCCACCGCAATTCGACCGACCAAGTGCTTCCAATGATCGCAGGCGAGAGTGGTCACAACCGCCTTGGAATCCAGCCCCGAGGGCGTGTGTGGAGTCGGACTCGCTGGAATCAAGCGAAGATGAAGAGACCATCGTTGGGCCGATGCCACCAACGATGGGAGATGGCTCACTTCCGGTCGAACAGCAGGGAAATCTTCTGGACGACATTCCGCTACCGGAGGAGGAACCTTCGGCTCGAACTCTCTTTTTCACCACAAAAAAGAACCCACCCAAGAAGGAATTAAAACGACGGAATCTGAATGCCGTTGAAACGGTCACTTCCGCCAACCAACCGCCAATTCCGATTCGCAACGAGCTAAGCGACGACGAGTTGTCCACTAATACGACCCAGGAAGTGCGCGGAAAAGGGGCAGAAATTGAACCTCCTCCAACGTACGATTATTATGGTCCTTCTGGAGGCACAGGAGCGAGCCGGAAGCGACCCGCAACGGACACCCAATCGATGCTGGAGGCGTCCATCGAAGCAGGGCTTAAGTTTTTGCGGAACCAGTCCGATAAAGCGGGTGGTCCGGGAACCAAAAATCGTTGGTCTTCAAATGCGGACTATTGA